In the genome of Meles meles chromosome 16, mMelMel3.1 paternal haplotype, whole genome shotgun sequence, one region contains:
- the SLC4A11 gene encoding solute carrier family 4 member 11 isoform X2 yields the protein MAAAARRMFHLQPCEQSASIMSQNGYLEDVGYLKCDMDDASETREESLGDEAFDTVNSSIVSGESVRFFVNVNLEVQPTQAAENDSPGGCGLLHTSRKYLKLKNFEEEIRAHRDLDGFLARASIILNETATSLDDVLRAMLCRLAHDPQNTEPDCNLDLFMAMLFTDAGAPTEGKAHLLSDTIQGVTATVTGVQYQQSWICIICTSKALLRRHVCISRLVRPQNWGENSCEVRFVILVLAPPKMKSTKTATEVGRTFATMFLDITFRQELLKTRTEEEFKEALVRQRQLLTMVSQCPALSAKGYSMNSICIHRAPQPLKHKDFLPVGKGIREDIARRFPVYPLDFTDGIIGKNKAVGKYITTTLFLYFACLLPTIAFGSLNDENTNGAIDVQKTMAGQGIGGLLYALFSGQPLVVLLTTAPLALYIQVICGICDDYNLDFNTFYAWTGLWNSFFLALYALFNLSLIMRLFKRSTEEIIALFISITFMLDAVKGTAKIFQKYYYHHDLGNYNTDSTSLVSLLGLSTDLNTSLHTALNTSLPTSPLQPTPGSHQADPPGRETAVLSLLIMLGTLWLGYTLYQFKKSPYLHPYMREILSDCALPISVLTFSLICSYGFREIKMSQFRYNPNKSLFETAEMHSLSLGAIASAMGLGFLLSLLFFIEQNLVAALANAPENRLVKGTAYHWDLLLIAIINSGLSLFGLPWIHAAYPHSPLHVRALALVEERVENGHIYETIVNVKETRLTTLGASILVGFSLLLLPFPLQWIPKPVLYGLFLYIALTSIDGNQLFERVALLLKDQASYPPTHYIRRVPQRKIHYFTGLQVLQLLLLCAFGMSNLPYMKMIFPLIMIVMIPIRYNLLPRIIEAKYLDAMDAEH from the exons ATGGCCGCGGCCGCCCGGCGCATGTTCCATCTCCAGCCATGCG AGCAATCCGCTTCCATCATGTCGCAGAATGGATACCTTGAGGACGTAG GCTACCTCAAGTGTGACATGGATGATGCCTCTGAAACCCGTGAGGAGAGCCTGGGGGATGAGGCCTTCGACACAGTCAACTCCTCCATTGTGTCTGGCGAGAGCGTCCGTTTTTTTGTCAACGTCAACCTCGAGGTGCAGCCCACCCAGGCTG CCGAGAATGACTCGCCTGGCGGCTGCGGGCTCCTTCACACCTCACGCAAG TACCTGAAGCTGAAGAACTTTGAGGAGGAGATCCGGGCGCACCGGGACCTGGACGGCTTCCTGGCCCGGGCCAGCATCATCCTGAACGAGACGGCTACCTCACTGGATGACGTGCTGCGGGCCATGCTGTGCCGTTTAGCCCACGACCCCCAAAACACGGAGCCTGACTGCAACTTGGACCTGTTCATGGCCATGCTCTTCACTGATGCCGGGGCCCCCACGGAGGGGAAAG CCCACCTGCTGTCCGATACCATCCAGGGGGTCACTGCCACGGTCACGGGGGTGCAATACCAGCAGTCCTGGATCTGCATCAT CTGCACCTCCAAGGCCCTGCTGAGGCGACACGTGTGCATCAGCCGTCTGGTTCGCCCCCAGAACTGGGGGGAGAATTCCTGTGAGGTGCGGTTCGTCATCCTGGTCCTGGCCCCTCCCAAGATG aaaaGTACCAAGACTGCCACGGAGGTGGGGCGCACGTTTGCCACCATGTTCTTGGACATCACCTTCCGCCAGGAGCTCCTGAAGACCCGCACAGAGGAGGAATTCAAGGAGGCGCTGGTGCGTCAGAGACAGCTGCTCACCATGGTGAGCCAGTGCCCAGCCCTCAGTGCCAAGGGCTACAGCATGAACTCCATCTGTATACACAGAGCCCCCCAG cccctgaagcacaaagattttctccctgTGGGGAAGGGCATCCGGGAGGACATTGCCCGCAGGTTCCCTGTGTACCCACTGGACTTCACAGACG GCATTATCGGGAAAAACAAGGCTGTGGGCAAATACATCACCACCACGCTGTTCCTCTACTTCGCCTGCCTCCTGCCCACGATCGCTTTTGGGTCCCTCAACGATGAGAACACAAACGGGGCTATCG ATGTGCAGAAGACCATGGCAGGGCAGGGCATCGGAGGCCTCCTGTATGCCCTCTTCTCTGGACAGCCGCTGGTGGTGCTCTTGACCACTGCGCCCTTGGCCCTCTACATCCAAG TAATTTGTGGCATCTGTGACGACTACAATCTGGACTTCAACACCTTCTATGCGTGGACGGGCCTGTGGAACAGTTTCTTTCTCGCACTTTATGCCCTCTTCAACCTCAGTCTCATCATGCGTCTCTTCAAGAG GTCGACAGAAGAGATCATTGCGCTGTTCATTTCCATCACATTCATGCTGGATGCTGTCAAGGGCACGGCCAAAA TCTTTCAGAAGTACTACTACCACCATGACTTGGGGAACTACAACACAGACAGCACTTCCCTGGTGAGCCTGCTGGGCCTCAGCACCGACCTCAACACCAGCCTCCACACGGCCCTCAACACCAGCCTCCCGACCAGCCCGCTACAGCCGACCCCCGGGAGCCACCAGGCTGACCCCCCGGGCCGGGAGACCGCGGTGCTCAGCCTCCTTATTATGCTGGGCACGCTGTGGCTGGGCTACACCCTCTACCAGTTCAAGAAGAG CCCCTACCTACACCCTTACATGCGGGAGATCCTGTCAGACTGTGCCTTGCCCATCTCGGTGCTCACCTTCTCCCTCATCTGCTCCTACGGCTTCCGGGAAATCAAAA TGAGCCAGTTCCGCTACAACCCCAACAAGAGCCTCTTTGAGACGGCCGAGATGCACTCCCTGTCCCTGGGAGCCATCGCCAGTGCCATGGGCCTGGGCTTCCTACTCTCCTTGCTCTTCTTCATCGAGCAGAACTTGGTGGCTGCCTTGGCCAATGCCCCAGAGAACAG GTTGGTGAAGGGCACTGCCTACCACTGGGACCTCCTGCTCATCGCCATCATCAACAGCGGGCTGTCTTTGTTCGGGCTGCCCTGGATCCACGCCGCCTACCCCCACTCCCCGCTGCATGTGCGGGCCCTGGCTTTGGTGGAGGAGCGCGTGGAGAACGGGCACATTTATGAGAC AATTGTGAATGTGAAGGAGACACGGCTGACCACCCTGGGCGCCAGCATCCTGGTGggcttctccctcctgctgcttCCCTTCCCACTGCAGTGGATCCCCAAGCCTGTGCTCTACGGCCTCTTCCTCTACATCGCGCTCACCTCCATCGATGGCAACCAACTCTTCGAGCGCGTGGCCCTGCTGCTCAAGGACCAG GCCTCGTACCCGCCCACCCACTACATCCGGAGGGTGCCCCAGAGGAAGATCCACTACTTCACCGGCCTGCAGGtcctgcagctgctgctgctctgtGCCTTCGGCATGAGCAACCTGCCCTACATGAAGATGATCTTCCCCCTCATCATGATTGTCATGATCCCCATCCG ctaCAACCTGCTGCCCCGAATCATTGAAGCCAAGTATCTGGATGCCATGGATGCCGAGCACTGA
- the SLC4A11 gene encoding solute carrier family 4 member 11 isoform X3 encodes MAAAARRMFHLQPCEQSASIMSQNGYLEDVAENDSPGGCGLLHTSRKYLKLKNFEEEIRAHRDLDGFLARASIILNETATSLDDVLRAMLCRLAHDPQNTEPDCNLDLFMAMLFTDAGAPTEGKAHLLSDTIQGVTATVTGVQYQQSWICIICTSKALLRRHVCISRLVRPQNWGENSCEVRFVILVLAPPKMKSTKTATEVGRTFATMFLDITFRQELLKTRTEEEFKEALVRQRQLLTMVSQCPALSAKGYSMNSICIHRAPQPLKHKDFLPVGKGIREDIARRFPVYPLDFTDGIIGKNKAVGKYITTTLFLYFACLLPTIAFGSLNDENTNGAIDVQKTMAGQGIGGLLYALFSGQPLVVLLTTAPLALYIQVICGICDDYNLDFNTFYAWTGLWNSFFLALYALFNLSLIMRLFKRSTEEIIALFISITFMLDAVKGTAKIFQKYYYHHDLGNYNTDSTSLVSLLGLSTDLNTSLHTALNTSLPTSPLQPTPGSHQADPPGRETAVLSLLIMLGTLWLGYTLYQFKKSPYLHPYMREILSDCALPISVLTFSLICSYGFREIKMSQFRYNPNKSLFETAEMHSLSLGAIASAMGLGFLLSLLFFIEQNLVAALANAPENRLVKGTAYHWDLLLIAIINSGLSLFGLPWIHAAYPHSPLHVRALALVEERVENGHIYETIVNVKETRLTTLGASILVGFSLLLLPFPLQWIPKPVLYGLFLYIALTSIDGNQLFERVALLLKDQASYPPTHYIRRVPQRKIHYFTGLQVLQLLLLCAFGMSNLPYMKMIFPLIMIVMIPIRYNLLPRIIEAKYLDAMDAEH; translated from the exons ATGGCCGCGGCCGCCCGGCGCATGTTCCATCTCCAGCCATGCG AGCAATCCGCTTCCATCATGTCGCAGAATGGATACCTTGAGGACGTAG CCGAGAATGACTCGCCTGGCGGCTGCGGGCTCCTTCACACCTCACGCAAG TACCTGAAGCTGAAGAACTTTGAGGAGGAGATCCGGGCGCACCGGGACCTGGACGGCTTCCTGGCCCGGGCCAGCATCATCCTGAACGAGACGGCTACCTCACTGGATGACGTGCTGCGGGCCATGCTGTGCCGTTTAGCCCACGACCCCCAAAACACGGAGCCTGACTGCAACTTGGACCTGTTCATGGCCATGCTCTTCACTGATGCCGGGGCCCCCACGGAGGGGAAAG CCCACCTGCTGTCCGATACCATCCAGGGGGTCACTGCCACGGTCACGGGGGTGCAATACCAGCAGTCCTGGATCTGCATCAT CTGCACCTCCAAGGCCCTGCTGAGGCGACACGTGTGCATCAGCCGTCTGGTTCGCCCCCAGAACTGGGGGGAGAATTCCTGTGAGGTGCGGTTCGTCATCCTGGTCCTGGCCCCTCCCAAGATG aaaaGTACCAAGACTGCCACGGAGGTGGGGCGCACGTTTGCCACCATGTTCTTGGACATCACCTTCCGCCAGGAGCTCCTGAAGACCCGCACAGAGGAGGAATTCAAGGAGGCGCTGGTGCGTCAGAGACAGCTGCTCACCATGGTGAGCCAGTGCCCAGCCCTCAGTGCCAAGGGCTACAGCATGAACTCCATCTGTATACACAGAGCCCCCCAG cccctgaagcacaaagattttctccctgTGGGGAAGGGCATCCGGGAGGACATTGCCCGCAGGTTCCCTGTGTACCCACTGGACTTCACAGACG GCATTATCGGGAAAAACAAGGCTGTGGGCAAATACATCACCACCACGCTGTTCCTCTACTTCGCCTGCCTCCTGCCCACGATCGCTTTTGGGTCCCTCAACGATGAGAACACAAACGGGGCTATCG ATGTGCAGAAGACCATGGCAGGGCAGGGCATCGGAGGCCTCCTGTATGCCCTCTTCTCTGGACAGCCGCTGGTGGTGCTCTTGACCACTGCGCCCTTGGCCCTCTACATCCAAG TAATTTGTGGCATCTGTGACGACTACAATCTGGACTTCAACACCTTCTATGCGTGGACGGGCCTGTGGAACAGTTTCTTTCTCGCACTTTATGCCCTCTTCAACCTCAGTCTCATCATGCGTCTCTTCAAGAG GTCGACAGAAGAGATCATTGCGCTGTTCATTTCCATCACATTCATGCTGGATGCTGTCAAGGGCACGGCCAAAA TCTTTCAGAAGTACTACTACCACCATGACTTGGGGAACTACAACACAGACAGCACTTCCCTGGTGAGCCTGCTGGGCCTCAGCACCGACCTCAACACCAGCCTCCACACGGCCCTCAACACCAGCCTCCCGACCAGCCCGCTACAGCCGACCCCCGGGAGCCACCAGGCTGACCCCCCGGGCCGGGAGACCGCGGTGCTCAGCCTCCTTATTATGCTGGGCACGCTGTGGCTGGGCTACACCCTCTACCAGTTCAAGAAGAG CCCCTACCTACACCCTTACATGCGGGAGATCCTGTCAGACTGTGCCTTGCCCATCTCGGTGCTCACCTTCTCCCTCATCTGCTCCTACGGCTTCCGGGAAATCAAAA TGAGCCAGTTCCGCTACAACCCCAACAAGAGCCTCTTTGAGACGGCCGAGATGCACTCCCTGTCCCTGGGAGCCATCGCCAGTGCCATGGGCCTGGGCTTCCTACTCTCCTTGCTCTTCTTCATCGAGCAGAACTTGGTGGCTGCCTTGGCCAATGCCCCAGAGAACAG GTTGGTGAAGGGCACTGCCTACCACTGGGACCTCCTGCTCATCGCCATCATCAACAGCGGGCTGTCTTTGTTCGGGCTGCCCTGGATCCACGCCGCCTACCCCCACTCCCCGCTGCATGTGCGGGCCCTGGCTTTGGTGGAGGAGCGCGTGGAGAACGGGCACATTTATGAGAC AATTGTGAATGTGAAGGAGACACGGCTGACCACCCTGGGCGCCAGCATCCTGGTGggcttctccctcctgctgcttCCCTTCCCACTGCAGTGGATCCCCAAGCCTGTGCTCTACGGCCTCTTCCTCTACATCGCGCTCACCTCCATCGATGGCAACCAACTCTTCGAGCGCGTGGCCCTGCTGCTCAAGGACCAG GCCTCGTACCCGCCCACCCACTACATCCGGAGGGTGCCCCAGAGGAAGATCCACTACTTCACCGGCCTGCAGGtcctgcagctgctgctgctctgtGCCTTCGGCATGAGCAACCTGCCCTACATGAAGATGATCTTCCCCCTCATCATGATTGTCATGATCCCCATCCG ctaCAACCTGCTGCCCCGAATCATTGAAGCCAAGTATCTGGATGCCATGGATGCCGAGCACTGA
- the SLC4A11 gene encoding solute carrier family 4 member 11 isoform X4, whose amino-acid sequence MSQNGYLEDVAENDSPGGCGLLHTSRKYLKLKNFEEEIRAHRDLDGFLARASIILNETATSLDDVLRAMLCRLAHDPQNTEPDCNLDLFMAMLFTDAGAPTEGKAHLLSDTIQGVTATVTGVQYQQSWICIICTSKALLRRHVCISRLVRPQNWGENSCEVRFVILVLAPPKMKSTKTATEVGRTFATMFLDITFRQELLKTRTEEEFKEALVRQRQLLTMVSQCPALSAKGYSMNSICIHRAPQPLKHKDFLPVGKGIREDIARRFPVYPLDFTDGIIGKNKAVGKYITTTLFLYFACLLPTIAFGSLNDENTNGAIDVQKTMAGQGIGGLLYALFSGQPLVVLLTTAPLALYIQVICGICDDYNLDFNTFYAWTGLWNSFFLALYALFNLSLIMRLFKRSTEEIIALFISITFMLDAVKGTAKIFQKYYYHHDLGNYNTDSTSLVSLLGLSTDLNTSLHTALNTSLPTSPLQPTPGSHQADPPGRETAVLSLLIMLGTLWLGYTLYQFKKSPYLHPYMREILSDCALPISVLTFSLICSYGFREIKMSQFRYNPNKSLFETAEMHSLSLGAIASAMGLGFLLSLLFFIEQNLVAALANAPENRLVKGTAYHWDLLLIAIINSGLSLFGLPWIHAAYPHSPLHVRALALVEERVENGHIYETIVNVKETRLTTLGASILVGFSLLLLPFPLQWIPKPVLYGLFLYIALTSIDGNQLFERVALLLKDQASYPPTHYIRRVPQRKIHYFTGLQVLQLLLLCAFGMSNLPYMKMIFPLIMIVMIPIRYNLLPRIIEAKYLDAMDAEH is encoded by the exons ATGTCGCAGAATGGATACCTTGAGGACGTAG CCGAGAATGACTCGCCTGGCGGCTGCGGGCTCCTTCACACCTCACGCAAG TACCTGAAGCTGAAGAACTTTGAGGAGGAGATCCGGGCGCACCGGGACCTGGACGGCTTCCTGGCCCGGGCCAGCATCATCCTGAACGAGACGGCTACCTCACTGGATGACGTGCTGCGGGCCATGCTGTGCCGTTTAGCCCACGACCCCCAAAACACGGAGCCTGACTGCAACTTGGACCTGTTCATGGCCATGCTCTTCACTGATGCCGGGGCCCCCACGGAGGGGAAAG CCCACCTGCTGTCCGATACCATCCAGGGGGTCACTGCCACGGTCACGGGGGTGCAATACCAGCAGTCCTGGATCTGCATCAT CTGCACCTCCAAGGCCCTGCTGAGGCGACACGTGTGCATCAGCCGTCTGGTTCGCCCCCAGAACTGGGGGGAGAATTCCTGTGAGGTGCGGTTCGTCATCCTGGTCCTGGCCCCTCCCAAGATG aaaaGTACCAAGACTGCCACGGAGGTGGGGCGCACGTTTGCCACCATGTTCTTGGACATCACCTTCCGCCAGGAGCTCCTGAAGACCCGCACAGAGGAGGAATTCAAGGAGGCGCTGGTGCGTCAGAGACAGCTGCTCACCATGGTGAGCCAGTGCCCAGCCCTCAGTGCCAAGGGCTACAGCATGAACTCCATCTGTATACACAGAGCCCCCCAG cccctgaagcacaaagattttctccctgTGGGGAAGGGCATCCGGGAGGACATTGCCCGCAGGTTCCCTGTGTACCCACTGGACTTCACAGACG GCATTATCGGGAAAAACAAGGCTGTGGGCAAATACATCACCACCACGCTGTTCCTCTACTTCGCCTGCCTCCTGCCCACGATCGCTTTTGGGTCCCTCAACGATGAGAACACAAACGGGGCTATCG ATGTGCAGAAGACCATGGCAGGGCAGGGCATCGGAGGCCTCCTGTATGCCCTCTTCTCTGGACAGCCGCTGGTGGTGCTCTTGACCACTGCGCCCTTGGCCCTCTACATCCAAG TAATTTGTGGCATCTGTGACGACTACAATCTGGACTTCAACACCTTCTATGCGTGGACGGGCCTGTGGAACAGTTTCTTTCTCGCACTTTATGCCCTCTTCAACCTCAGTCTCATCATGCGTCTCTTCAAGAG GTCGACAGAAGAGATCATTGCGCTGTTCATTTCCATCACATTCATGCTGGATGCTGTCAAGGGCACGGCCAAAA TCTTTCAGAAGTACTACTACCACCATGACTTGGGGAACTACAACACAGACAGCACTTCCCTGGTGAGCCTGCTGGGCCTCAGCACCGACCTCAACACCAGCCTCCACACGGCCCTCAACACCAGCCTCCCGACCAGCCCGCTACAGCCGACCCCCGGGAGCCACCAGGCTGACCCCCCGGGCCGGGAGACCGCGGTGCTCAGCCTCCTTATTATGCTGGGCACGCTGTGGCTGGGCTACACCCTCTACCAGTTCAAGAAGAG CCCCTACCTACACCCTTACATGCGGGAGATCCTGTCAGACTGTGCCTTGCCCATCTCGGTGCTCACCTTCTCCCTCATCTGCTCCTACGGCTTCCGGGAAATCAAAA TGAGCCAGTTCCGCTACAACCCCAACAAGAGCCTCTTTGAGACGGCCGAGATGCACTCCCTGTCCCTGGGAGCCATCGCCAGTGCCATGGGCCTGGGCTTCCTACTCTCCTTGCTCTTCTTCATCGAGCAGAACTTGGTGGCTGCCTTGGCCAATGCCCCAGAGAACAG GTTGGTGAAGGGCACTGCCTACCACTGGGACCTCCTGCTCATCGCCATCATCAACAGCGGGCTGTCTTTGTTCGGGCTGCCCTGGATCCACGCCGCCTACCCCCACTCCCCGCTGCATGTGCGGGCCCTGGCTTTGGTGGAGGAGCGCGTGGAGAACGGGCACATTTATGAGAC AATTGTGAATGTGAAGGAGACACGGCTGACCACCCTGGGCGCCAGCATCCTGGTGggcttctccctcctgctgcttCCCTTCCCACTGCAGTGGATCCCCAAGCCTGTGCTCTACGGCCTCTTCCTCTACATCGCGCTCACCTCCATCGATGGCAACCAACTCTTCGAGCGCGTGGCCCTGCTGCTCAAGGACCAG GCCTCGTACCCGCCCACCCACTACATCCGGAGGGTGCCCCAGAGGAAGATCCACTACTTCACCGGCCTGCAGGtcctgcagctgctgctgctctgtGCCTTCGGCATGAGCAACCTGCCCTACATGAAGATGATCTTCCCCCTCATCATGATTGTCATGATCCCCATCCG ctaCAACCTGCTGCCCCGAATCATTGAAGCCAAGTATCTGGATGCCATGGATGCCGAGCACTGA
- the SLC4A11 gene encoding solute carrier family 4 member 11 isoform X1 — protein sequence MGQNGAGPWFLQLKNVGESCWVGAAGWRPCFDWGWAGMSYSAHLGLRLPSWPPRGRPHHSLRVCRLGQPGGPCSLGLESLPLVCSTDGWALLGGSLSVVVGSPGYLKCDMDDASETREESLGDEAFDTVNSSIVSGESVRFFVNVNLEVQPTQAAENDSPGGCGLLHTSRKYLKLKNFEEEIRAHRDLDGFLARASIILNETATSLDDVLRAMLCRLAHDPQNTEPDCNLDLFMAMLFTDAGAPTEGKAHLLSDTIQGVTATVTGVQYQQSWICIICTSKALLRRHVCISRLVRPQNWGENSCEVRFVILVLAPPKMKSTKTATEVGRTFATMFLDITFRQELLKTRTEEEFKEALVRQRQLLTMVSQCPALSAKGYSMNSICIHRAPQPLKHKDFLPVGKGIREDIARRFPVYPLDFTDGIIGKNKAVGKYITTTLFLYFACLLPTIAFGSLNDENTNGAIDVQKTMAGQGIGGLLYALFSGQPLVVLLTTAPLALYIQVICGICDDYNLDFNTFYAWTGLWNSFFLALYALFNLSLIMRLFKRSTEEIIALFISITFMLDAVKGTAKIFQKYYYHHDLGNYNTDSTSLVSLLGLSTDLNTSLHTALNTSLPTSPLQPTPGSHQADPPGRETAVLSLLIMLGTLWLGYTLYQFKKSPYLHPYMREILSDCALPISVLTFSLICSYGFREIKMSQFRYNPNKSLFETAEMHSLSLGAIASAMGLGFLLSLLFFIEQNLVAALANAPENRLVKGTAYHWDLLLIAIINSGLSLFGLPWIHAAYPHSPLHVRALALVEERVENGHIYETIVNVKETRLTTLGASILVGFSLLLLPFPLQWIPKPVLYGLFLYIALTSIDGNQLFERVALLLKDQASYPPTHYIRRVPQRKIHYFTGLQVLQLLLLCAFGMSNLPYMKMIFPLIMIVMIPIRYNLLPRIIEAKYLDAMDAEH from the exons ATGGGTCAGAACGGTGCAGGGCCCTGGTTCCTGCAGCTGAAGAATGTTGGAGAAAGCTGTTGGGTGGGGGCTGCCGGCTGGCGTCCATGCTTTGAttggggctgggctgggatgAGCTATTCGGCCCACCTGGGCCTGAGGCTTCCTTCCTGGCCTCCAAGAGGCCGCCCTCACCACTCGCTGAGAGTGTGCCGACTGGGACAGCCTGGGGGCCCCTGCTCCTTGGGCCTGGAGTCCCTCCCTCTGGTGTGTAGCACTGACGGCTGGGCCCTCCTGGGGGGGTCTCTCTCGGTGGTGGTTGGGTCTCCAGGCTACCTCAAGTGTGACATGGATGATGCCTCTGAAACCCGTGAGGAGAGCCTGGGGGATGAGGCCTTCGACACAGTCAACTCCTCCATTGTGTCTGGCGAGAGCGTCCGTTTTTTTGTCAACGTCAACCTCGAGGTGCAGCCCACCCAGGCTG CCGAGAATGACTCGCCTGGCGGCTGCGGGCTCCTTCACACCTCACGCAAG TACCTGAAGCTGAAGAACTTTGAGGAGGAGATCCGGGCGCACCGGGACCTGGACGGCTTCCTGGCCCGGGCCAGCATCATCCTGAACGAGACGGCTACCTCACTGGATGACGTGCTGCGGGCCATGCTGTGCCGTTTAGCCCACGACCCCCAAAACACGGAGCCTGACTGCAACTTGGACCTGTTCATGGCCATGCTCTTCACTGATGCCGGGGCCCCCACGGAGGGGAAAG CCCACCTGCTGTCCGATACCATCCAGGGGGTCACTGCCACGGTCACGGGGGTGCAATACCAGCAGTCCTGGATCTGCATCAT CTGCACCTCCAAGGCCCTGCTGAGGCGACACGTGTGCATCAGCCGTCTGGTTCGCCCCCAGAACTGGGGGGAGAATTCCTGTGAGGTGCGGTTCGTCATCCTGGTCCTGGCCCCTCCCAAGATG aaaaGTACCAAGACTGCCACGGAGGTGGGGCGCACGTTTGCCACCATGTTCTTGGACATCACCTTCCGCCAGGAGCTCCTGAAGACCCGCACAGAGGAGGAATTCAAGGAGGCGCTGGTGCGTCAGAGACAGCTGCTCACCATGGTGAGCCAGTGCCCAGCCCTCAGTGCCAAGGGCTACAGCATGAACTCCATCTGTATACACAGAGCCCCCCAG cccctgaagcacaaagattttctccctgTGGGGAAGGGCATCCGGGAGGACATTGCCCGCAGGTTCCCTGTGTACCCACTGGACTTCACAGACG GCATTATCGGGAAAAACAAGGCTGTGGGCAAATACATCACCACCACGCTGTTCCTCTACTTCGCCTGCCTCCTGCCCACGATCGCTTTTGGGTCCCTCAACGATGAGAACACAAACGGGGCTATCG ATGTGCAGAAGACCATGGCAGGGCAGGGCATCGGAGGCCTCCTGTATGCCCTCTTCTCTGGACAGCCGCTGGTGGTGCTCTTGACCACTGCGCCCTTGGCCCTCTACATCCAAG TAATTTGTGGCATCTGTGACGACTACAATCTGGACTTCAACACCTTCTATGCGTGGACGGGCCTGTGGAACAGTTTCTTTCTCGCACTTTATGCCCTCTTCAACCTCAGTCTCATCATGCGTCTCTTCAAGAG GTCGACAGAAGAGATCATTGCGCTGTTCATTTCCATCACATTCATGCTGGATGCTGTCAAGGGCACGGCCAAAA TCTTTCAGAAGTACTACTACCACCATGACTTGGGGAACTACAACACAGACAGCACTTCCCTGGTGAGCCTGCTGGGCCTCAGCACCGACCTCAACACCAGCCTCCACACGGCCCTCAACACCAGCCTCCCGACCAGCCCGCTACAGCCGACCCCCGGGAGCCACCAGGCTGACCCCCCGGGCCGGGAGACCGCGGTGCTCAGCCTCCTTATTATGCTGGGCACGCTGTGGCTGGGCTACACCCTCTACCAGTTCAAGAAGAG CCCCTACCTACACCCTTACATGCGGGAGATCCTGTCAGACTGTGCCTTGCCCATCTCGGTGCTCACCTTCTCCCTCATCTGCTCCTACGGCTTCCGGGAAATCAAAA TGAGCCAGTTCCGCTACAACCCCAACAAGAGCCTCTTTGAGACGGCCGAGATGCACTCCCTGTCCCTGGGAGCCATCGCCAGTGCCATGGGCCTGGGCTTCCTACTCTCCTTGCTCTTCTTCATCGAGCAGAACTTGGTGGCTGCCTTGGCCAATGCCCCAGAGAACAG GTTGGTGAAGGGCACTGCCTACCACTGGGACCTCCTGCTCATCGCCATCATCAACAGCGGGCTGTCTTTGTTCGGGCTGCCCTGGATCCACGCCGCCTACCCCCACTCCCCGCTGCATGTGCGGGCCCTGGCTTTGGTGGAGGAGCGCGTGGAGAACGGGCACATTTATGAGAC AATTGTGAATGTGAAGGAGACACGGCTGACCACCCTGGGCGCCAGCATCCTGGTGggcttctccctcctgctgcttCCCTTCCCACTGCAGTGGATCCCCAAGCCTGTGCTCTACGGCCTCTTCCTCTACATCGCGCTCACCTCCATCGATGGCAACCAACTCTTCGAGCGCGTGGCCCTGCTGCTCAAGGACCAG GCCTCGTACCCGCCCACCCACTACATCCGGAGGGTGCCCCAGAGGAAGATCCACTACTTCACCGGCCTGCAGGtcctgcagctgctgctgctctgtGCCTTCGGCATGAGCAACCTGCCCTACATGAAGATGATCTTCCCCCTCATCATGATTGTCATGATCCCCATCCG ctaCAACCTGCTGCCCCGAATCATTGAAGCCAAGTATCTGGATGCCATGGATGCCGAGCACTGA